The genomic segment AACGGCGGCCCGGGCGCCACGGGCGCATCCAACGCCCTCGACGTGCACGCCACCGTCACCCCGAGCCAGGACGCCCGCCCCAGCGACCACGTCGACGCGACGGTGGAGCTCACGCGGGAGACTGGCCCCGGCGGGTTCACCGTCAGGCTCGCGACCGGCACGAGCACGCAGCCGGGGCTGCCCCCCGGGGCCGCGTTCGTGCGCCTCACCGTGAGCGCGCCGGACATGCAAGCTCCCCTGGTGACCTTCCTGAACCACTCGGCCACGCAGAGCGCCGCCGTCGCCTCGCTGTCCGTGCCGCTCGGCGACGAGCGCACCCTGAGCGTCGCCGTCAAGGACGAGACCGGCAAGGTGCTCGCCCGCGGCGGCCGAGAGCGGCTCAGGGTCGAGGCCGGCCGCTTCGCCGCCATCGACGTGCCGCTCTCCACCCTGCTCGGCGACCTCTACGGTCAGGTCCTGAACGGGATGACGCTCACCCCCGAGCCGGGCGTCACCGTCACCCTCGGCGACACCCAGTCGGTCACCGACCGGTACGGGGTGTACCGGCTCGAGGGGGTCGCCCCGGGAGCGCAGACCCTCTCTTTCGAGAAGGCGCAGTTCGCGCGCGCCACGCGCTCGGTGGACGTGCAGGCGGGCTTCCAGACGGACCCCGAGACCCAGCGCCTCGACCCGCTGTGAGGCGAGGGCTCAGGGAAGGCGGCGCTTGGCGGCCTCGTACTCGGCGATCATGCGGCGGACGATCTCGGCCGCGGGCGGGACGTCGTGGATCAGGGCGCTCACCTGCCCGATCTCGATCTCGCCCTGGTCCAGGTTGCCCTCGTGCATCGCGAGCCGCGCGCGCCCCGAGCCGAGCAGCTCGGCGAGCTCCTCCTTGGTCGCGCCGCGCTCCTCGGCCTCCTGGACCTGCTGGCTGAAGGCGTTCTTGAGCAGCCGCACCGGGACCAGCTGCTTCATGAGCAGCCGGGTCTCGCCCTCCCGGGCCCCCACGATGGCCTGCTTGAAGGCGGGGTGGCCGGCGGACTCCACCGTGGCCGCGAAGCGCGTCCCCACCTGGACCCCCTCGGCGCCCAGGGCGAGGGCCGCGGCCATGGCCCGGCCGTCCGCGATCCCGCCGGCTGCGATCACGGGGATCCGCACGGCGTCCGCCACCTGCGGGACCAGGACCATGGTGGTGGTCTCCTCGGGGCTGTTGTGACCGCCCGCTTCGAAGCCCTCGGCGACCACCGCGTCGCAGCCGGCCGCCTCGGACTTGATCGCGTGCTTGGCAGTGCCGACCACCTGCACCACCCTGCAGCCGCGCTCCTTGAGCATGGGCGTGTACTTGGCGGGGCTGCCGCCGGACATGAAGAAGATCCGGACCCCCTCCTCGAGGGCGATCGAGACCCACTCCTCGGTGTACTTGTAGAAGAGGGGCATGTTGACGCCGAAGGGCCTGTCGGTGAGGGCCTTGGCCTTTCGGACCTGCTCGCGGAAGGTGTCGGGGCGCATGGAGCCCGCCCCCACCAGGCCGAGGCCGCCCGCGTTGGAGACCGCCGCGCAGAGCGCTCCGCCGGAGACCCAGATCATCCCGGCCTGGACGATGGGGTAAGAGATGCCGAACAGATCGGTGATGCGGGTCCTGAGGGCGGCGTCAGGGGTCATGGGGCAACCTCCGTGGGGATGTACGCGATCGCCGGCGACCCGAGGGCCGCCGGCGAGGCTGAGAGCGTGAAGTTCGAGGCGAGGTCCAGGCGACGTTGTCGTGCGGCTTGCTCTCAGCCGGCGCGGGGGCGGGGCCCCCGGGGCTACGTTGCAGTGGTTCAGTAGGGAGATGATAGCCGAGCGAGCAGGGTTTAGTGTTTAAGAACAGGTTAAATTAGAGCAAATCGATGCCGAAAGGCCCCGCCCTCAGGCCAGGCTCGACGCGCGCCAGCGATCGCCCTCGGCCTTGCTCGCGACGAACTCCAGGAGGCCGGAGGCCAGCGGGTGGATGTCGTGAAGGCGCAGGGGATAGAGGGTCCGGCGGCCCTTGACGAGCAGATCGAGCGACATGTCGTCGACCCGCTGCCCGCGCAGGCTCGGACCGTGCAGGACGATCATCAGGCTCTCGAGGTGGTCCACCGCCCGCAGGGCCTCGGCGCTGGGGCGGTGGCTGGTGAGGAGGCGGTCCAGGGCGAGGATCCGCTCGTCGAAGGTGACCATGCGGCCCATGGGGTAGCCCACGACGCCCTCGACGTGGGCCTTCACCTCGAGCGCCTGGAGTCCCCACAGGGTCTCGATCACCCGCTGCTGCACCAGCTCCCCGCCGACGCGGCCCAAAGCGCGCGCCGCGTAGCGCCGGACCTCGGGATCCTCGCTCTTGAGGGCCTCGCACAGGGGCTCGACCACCTCCAGGTCGCGGCACGAGGCCACGAGCTGGTCCAGGGCGGTCGCCGCCTTGCGGCGCAGGCGCACGTCGTCGCTGCCCAGGAGCGCGCACAGGGGCCCCACCAGCAGCGGATCGCGCAGGGAAGGGGCCACGTCCAGGATCCCCTCGCGCGCCGGGAAGCCCGGGTCATCGAGGAAGGGCAGGAGGAAGGCGGCGGTTCCCGGGGCGCCGAGGGTGGCGAAGGCCCCGAGCAGCTCCTTGAGAACGACGGGATCCTCGGTCGCGGCAAAGGCTTCCTTGAGAGGCTCCAAGGCGCCGTCCCGGTCGATCTCGAGGATGGTCCGGATCAGGCGCTTTGCCCCGGTGTACGACGCGGGCAAAAGAGCGGCCAGAGGGGCGACGGCACTCGGCCCGTAGTGCAAGAGGACGGCGGTCGCACCGGTCGCGACCTGCTCGTCCAGCTCGAGCACCAGGCGGGCGATGGCGCCCAGGGCGTAGGGGTCGTTCACCTCCTTGAAGACGCGCAGGCACAGGAGCTTGGCCCGCGAATCGCCGGTCTGGAGAACGCCCGAGAGCACGGCGCAGACCTCGGGGGTCGGCACCGCGCCCAGCGCCTCGATCGCCTTGAGCTGGACCGCCAGGTGGCGGTCGGTGGCCAGCGGGATCAAGGCAGGCAGGACAGCGGGATCCTTGAGCTTGCCAAGCGCCTCGATGGCCGCCAGGCGGATCGGGACCTCGCCGTCCTGGAGGGCCTGCATCAAGAGGCGCACGGCGAAGGCGTCGCCGCGCGAAACGAGGTCCTTGAGGGCCTCGTGGCGCACCTGAGGGCTTGGATCGCGCAGGCGCCGCGCGAAGTAGTAGGCGGTGCCGGGG from the Pantanalinema sp. genome contains:
- a CDS encoding HEAT repeat domain-containing protein — encoded protein: MTIAGATNWFFSGFGAVLFSIVLLGGLQLVYYVVGGGIPGTAYYFARRLRDPSPQVRHEALKDLVSRGDAFAVRLLMQALQDGEVPIRLAAIEALGKLKDPAVLPALIPLATDRHLAVQLKAIEALGAVPTPEVCAVLSGVLQTGDSRAKLLCLRVFKEVNDPYALGAIARLVLELDEQVATGATAVLLHYGPSAVAPLAALLPASYTGAKRLIRTILEIDRDGALEPLKEAFAATEDPVVLKELLGAFATLGAPGTAAFLLPFLDDPGFPAREGILDVAPSLRDPLLVGPLCALLGSDDVRLRRKAATALDQLVASCRDLEVVEPLCEALKSEDPEVRRYAARALGRVGGELVQQRVIETLWGLQALEVKAHVEGVVGYPMGRMVTFDERILALDRLLTSHRPSAEALRAVDHLESLMIVLHGPSLRGQRVDDMSLDLLVKGRRTLYPLRLHDIHPLASGLLEFVASKAEGDRWRASSLA
- a CDS encoding carboxypeptidase regulatory-like domain-containing protein; its protein translation is MSHQTTRNILLLLGGMLLCGGCDARDGTLYQSLGALNGGPGATGASNALDVHATVTPSQDARPSDHVDATVELTRETGPGGFTVRLATGTSTQPGLPPGAAFVRLTVSAPDMQAPLVTFLNHSATQSAAVASLSVPLGDERTLSVAVKDETGKVLARGGRERLRVEAGRFAAIDVPLSTLLGDLYGQVLNGMTLTPEPGVTVTLGDTQSVTDRYGVYRLEGVAPGAQTLSFEKAQFARATRSVDVQAGFQTDPETQRLDPL
- a CDS encoding nitronate monooxygenase; translation: MTPDAALRTRITDLFGISYPIVQAGMIWVSGGALCAAVSNAGGLGLVGAGSMRPDTFREQVRKAKALTDRPFGVNMPLFYKYTEEWVSIALEEGVRIFFMSGGSPAKYTPMLKERGCRVVQVVGTAKHAIKSEAAGCDAVVAEGFEAGGHNSPEETTTMVLVPQVADAVRIPVIAAGGIADGRAMAAALALGAEGVQVGTRFAATVESAGHPAFKQAIVGAREGETRLLMKQLVPVRLLKNAFSQQVQEAEERGATKEELAELLGSGRARLAMHEGNLDQGEIEIGQVSALIHDVPPAAEIVRRMIAEYEAAKRRLP